One part of the Candidatus Thorarchaeota archaeon genome encodes these proteins:
- a CDS encoding NAD(P)/FAD-dependent oxidoreductase has protein sequence MHTDVDVIIIGAGPAGLMAAQTLSTIDADYLVIDRDSAPGENKPCGGFLPMRALREFGITPRPEWSPVRSIRMKFPTMDAITVEFEEVEGYNIARRDLGTHLLQRVAHHQDHVRMNSEVTGISIDSDGCRVTIKDNDSSNVLSCKLILDCSGANPVSTKTSLVRDRLPSNAVGYANQFYFERDPSQPPFEQTNEFYYGSEFSPHGYAWIFPRGHVTVVGTGGLVSEIKKSEKRLEDYLNHLVYECEPAKSELQNARLIKRDAALMPLAGVVRPSFSERIMLAGDAAAHCSPITGEGIYYSMIGGQLAAETAINALAHNDFSRKRLGSYERAWSRKIGSDLKWGLWLQKRLMHGDSSGMAASLLTSEKNSRIVAEMLLGNRSVLGAIFAIAPSYVRSKILNKIR, from the coding sequence ATGCATACTGATGTTGATGTGATCATTATCGGAGCCGGGCCCGCAGGGCTCATGGCGGCCCAGACCCTATCCACTATTGATGCTGACTACCTTGTGATCGATCGTGACTCTGCGCCCGGTGAGAACAAGCCATGTGGCGGATTTCTTCCTATGCGTGCGCTTAGAGAATTTGGAATCACACCCCGTCCCGAATGGTCTCCAGTACGATCGATACGAATGAAATTTCCAACGATGGATGCCATAACGGTAGAATTCGAAGAGGTAGAGGGCTACAATATTGCGCGTCGTGATCTAGGGACTCATTTACTTCAGAGAGTAGCACACCATCAAGATCATGTTCGTATGAACTCAGAGGTCACGGGAATCTCAATTGACTCGGACGGTTGCCGCGTCACTATCAAGGACAATGATAGTTCGAACGTTCTGTCCTGTAAACTGATTCTTGATTGTAGTGGGGCAAATCCTGTATCAACAAAAACATCACTAGTACGAGACCGTCTACCATCAAATGCTGTAGGCTACGCAAATCAATTTTATTTTGAGAGAGATCCGTCCCAGCCCCCATTTGAACAAACGAACGAATTCTATTATGGTTCCGAGTTCTCACCACATGGATATGCTTGGATCTTTCCGCGAGGTCATGTGACCGTTGTCGGAACCGGAGGTCTAGTTTCTGAGATAAAAAAGTCCGAGAAGAGGCTTGAAGATTATTTGAACCACCTCGTTTATGAGTGTGAACCTGCAAAAAGTGAATTACAAAATGCCCGCCTCATAAAACGTGATGCAGCACTCATGCCTCTTGCAGGAGTTGTGAGACCCTCTTTCTCCGAGAGAATCATGCTTGCGGGTGATGCAGCCGCCCACTGCTCACCAATAACTGGAGAAGGAATCTATTACTCTATGATCGGTGGGCAACTTGCAGCCGAGACCGCAATCAACGCACTGGCGCATAATGATTTCTCAAGAAAACGGCTCGGTTCTTACGAACGTGCATGGTCTCGTAAGATTGGATCCGACCTGAAGTGGGGTCTTTGGCTCCAGAAACGCCTCATGCACGGTGACTCGTCGGGGATGGCTGCATCACTTCTAACATCAGAGAAAAATTCACGGATAGTCGCTGAGATGCTCCTTGGAAACAGATCAGTTTTAGGGGCGATCTTTGCCATTGCTCCTTCATATGTTCGTTCAAAAATATTGAATAAAATAAGGTAG